A section of the Pochonia chlamydosporia 170 chromosome 2, whole genome shotgun sequence genome encodes:
- a CDS encoding pre-mRNA splicing factor (similar to Metarhizium robertsii ARSEF 23 XP_007821795.1) — protein MTQVYVYSSALVAFAAATAMIVASIFIPNWVSYSVTTPKGDIVEKHIGLHKSCSNLDSPTCKEFPTADLCQAGERYFCDMWKTVGFMASLAAIMCLASLVCFLVVMRGGKYKRETGWPFVSGMLTLVSVVEFVIISLVAYLYDNDDQFTIPGWNLDVSWYISTASAAISLLAAAGLAVSAYLLPPEDGYDFLEDSIDA, from the exons ATGACTCAAGTCTACGTATACTCGTCGGCCCTGGTGGCCTTTGCAGCCG CGACCGCCATGATTGTCgcatccatcttcatccccaACTGGGTGTCATACTCCGTCACAACACCCAAAGGCGACATCGTCGAGAAGCACATCGGTCTACACAAGAGCTGCTCGAATCTCGATAGCCCTACATGCAAGGAATTTCCCACCGCCGACTTGTGCCAGGCGGGCGAGCGATATTTCTGCGACATGTGGAAGACGGTCGGGTTCATGGCCTCGCTGGCCGCCATAATGTGTCTAGCCAGCTTGGTCTGCTTCCTGGTCGTCATGAGGGGCGGCAAGTACAAGCGCGAGACTGGCTGGCCGTTTGTGTCCGGCATGCTGACCTTGGTGTCTGTTGTGGAGTTTGTCATTATTTCTCTTGTG GCGTATCTGTATGATAATGACGATCAGTTTACTATTCCTGGCTGGAACCTCGATGTTTCGTGGTACATTAGCACTGCCAGCGCTGCCATTTCTCTGCTTGCGGCCGCGGGTCTAGCGGTGTCGGCCTATCTCTTGCCTCCCGAAGATGGATATGATTTTCTGGAGGATTCGATTGATGCTTAA
- a CDS encoding nitrilase family protein (Nit3) (similar to Metarhizium acridum CQMa 102 XP_007807469.1) has translation MSSSVLKKPVKLSCIQLASGADKAANLKHAASQVAKAAQAGSNIVVLPECFNSPYGCQYFPDYAETLLPSPPTREQSPSYHALSAMASENKIYLVGGSIPEFSPDTKKHYNTSLIFGPDGKLLGTHRKVHLFDIDIPGKITFKESEVLSPGNKVTLVDLPEYGTIAVAICYDVRFPELAMIAARKGAFALIYPGAFNLTTGALHWKLLAQGRAVDNQIYVAMCSPARDMSASYNAWGHSMIVDPMAKVLVEAEEKEAIIEAEIEGGAIAEARKNIPLNTQRRFDVYTDVSASGVKFEEPGL, from the coding sequence atgtcgtcatcCGTGCTCAAAAAGCCCGTCAAGCTATCATGCATCCAGCTCGCCTCCGGCGCCGACAAGGCCGCCAACCTCAAACACGCAGCCTCGCAGGTCGCCAAAGCCGCTCAGGCAGGATCCAACATTGTCGTCCTCCCAGAATGCTTCAACTCCCCCTACGGATGCCAGTACTTCCCAGACTACGCCGAGACGCTGCTCCCCTCACCACCTACACGCGAGCAGTCGCCGTCTTACCACGCCCTCTCCGCCATGGCATCCGAGAATAAAATCTACCTCGTGGGGGGGTCTATTCCCGAATTCAGCCCTGACACAAAGAAGCACTACAACACGAGCCTGATATTTGGGCCTGATGGGAAATTACTGGGCACCCATCGAAAAGTGCACCTATTTGATATCGACATCCCCGGCAAGATTACGTTCAAGGAGTCCGAGGTTCTCAGCCCGGGGAATAAAGTCACCTTGGTTGATTTGCCCGAGTATGGTACCATTGCCGTAGCAATCTGTTATGACGTGCGGTTCCCTGAGCTGGCTATGATTGCTGCGAGGAAGGGTGCGTTTGCGCTGATTTACCCAGGGGCGTTTAACTTGACGACGGGCGCGCTGCATTGGAAGTTGCTGGCGCAGGGGAGGGCGGTGGATAATCAGATTTACGTGGCCATGTGTAGTCCTGCGAGGGATATGAGCGCTTCGTACAACGCTTGGGGCCATAGTATGATTGTTGATCCTATGGCTAAGGTTTtggtggaggcggaggagaaggaggccaTTATTGAGGCTGAGATTGAGGGGGGTGCGATTGCggaggcgaggaagaatATTCCGTTGAATACGCAGAGGAGGTTTGATGTTTATACTGATGTGAGTGCTTCGGGTGTGAAGTTTGAGGAGCCGGGTTTATAA
- a CDS encoding lysozyme (similar to microsporum gypseum CBS 118893 XP_003169955.1) — protein sequence MVQLSLSTALFLAATALAAPNRRACVGPPINDATVQLIRDSEGFVPSPKPDPVGYPTVGYGHKCQNSGCSEVKFPFPLNEDTGTQLLKSDITPAQQCITLGTGSNVRLNINQYGALVDWAFNIGCGAAKSSTLIKRLNAGEDPNTVIANELPQWNKGGGKVLPGLVKRRAAEVKLAQTATDQGALPVGC from the exons ATGGTTCAATTGTCGCTTTCGACCGCCCtcttcttggcagcaactGCCCTTGCGGCTCCCAACCGCCGCGCCTGTGTTGGACCTCCTATCAACGATGCTACCGTCCAACTCATCAGGGACTCTGAGGGCTTTGTACCCTCACCCA AGCCTGACCCTGTTGGCTACCCCACGGTTGGCTATGGCCACAAGTGCCAAAACTCAGGTTGCTCCGAAGTCAAGTTCCCGTTCCCTCTGAACGAAGATACCGGAACTCAGCTGCTCAAGAGCGACATTACT CCCGCTCAGCAGTGCATCACCCTTGGAACCGGGTCTAATGTTCggctcaacatcaaccagtATGGTGCTCTGGTCGATTGGGCATTCAACATTGGCTGCGGTGCCGCCAAGTCTTCTACCCTCATCAAGCGTCTTAATGCCGGTGAGGATCCTAACACTGTTATTGCCAATGAGCTGCCGCAGTGGAACAAGGGCGGTGGCAAGGTCTTGCCTGGTCTTGTGAAGAGGAGGGCCGCTGAAGTTAAGCTTGCGCAGACGGCTACTGATCAGGGTGCTCTTCCCGTTGGCTGTTAA
- a CDS encoding spermidine synthase (similar to Aspergillus terreus NIH2624 XP_001210637.1) produces the protein MSEIVHPTIKDGWFREISDMWPGQAMTLKVEKVLHHEKSQYQDVLIFKSTDYGTVLVLDNVIQATERDEFSYQEMITHLAMHSHPNPKKVLVIGGGDGGVLREVVKHDCVEEATLCDIDEAVIRLSKQYLPKMAEGFNHPKSKVHVGDGFKFLDDYKNCFDVIITDSSDPEGPAESLFKKPYFQLLHDALRDGGVITTQGSENQWLHLPLITQLKKDCKEIFPVAEYAYTTIPTYPSGQIGFMVCCKDANRNVRVPLRQWSAEEEEAKCRYYNAEIHKASFILPTFAKKALQ, from the exons ATGTCTGAGATTGTTCACCCTACTATCAAGG ATGGCTGGTTCCGAGAGATCTCGGACATGTGGCCCG GCCAGGCCATGACCCTCAAGGTTGAGAAGGTCTTGCACCACGAGAAGAGCCAGTACCAGGATGTTCTCATCTTCAAGTCCACGGACTACGGCACCGTTCTGGTCTTGGACAATGTCATCCAGGCCACCGAGCGCGACGAGTTCTCCTACCAGGAGATGATCACCCATCTGGCCATGCACTCGCACCCCAACCCCAAGAAGGTGCTTGTCATCggtggcggtgatggtggcgtGCTTCGTGAGGTTGTCAAGCACGACTGCGTCGAGGAAGCTACTCTTTGCGATATTGACGAG GCTGTCATCCGACTGTCCAAACAATACCTCCCCAAGATGGCCGAGGGCTTCAACCACCCCAAGTCCAAGGTCCACGTTGGTGACGGCTTCAAATTCCTCGATGACTACAAGAACTGCTTCGatgtcatcatcaccgaTTCGTCCGATCCCGAGGGCCCCGCAGAGAGCCTGTTCAAGAAGCCCTACTTCCAACTTCTCCATGATGCCTTGCGCGATGGTGGCGTCATTACTACCCAAGGTT CCGAGAACCAGTGGCTCCACCTGCCTCTCATCACCCAGCTCAAGAAGGACTGCAAGGAGATCTTCCCCGTTGCCGAATACGCCTACACCACCATCCCTACCTACCCATCTGGCCAGATTGGCTTCATGGTCTGCTGCAAGGACGCCAACCGCAACGTCCGTGTTCCCCTGCGCCAGTGGTctgccgaggaggaggaggctaAGTGCCGCTACTACAATGCCGAGATCCACAaggccagcttcatcttgccaaccTTTGCTAAGAAGGCTCTGCAATAA